The uncultured Methanolobus sp. sequence ACACCGAACCCTGCGAAGAAGTCATGGAACTGGCAGAGGGTGCGGATGTACTCATACACGAATGCTCCTTCCCGCTGGGATTTCCCATGACCAACCATACAACTCCTGACATGCTCACCCTCATGATGGAAGAACATCCGTTAACAGCATGCAGATTATATCTTACACACCTTTACCCGCACATGCAGGGACATTACAGGGAAGCAACAGACCACATAAAAAAGTATTATAATGGAGAGGTCATGATCGCAAAAGACCTCGTGGTAGTTGAAGTTTAAATCAGCTTAATAAACAGGACAGGTTTTGAGAGATAAGCCGGGTATCCGGCTTATAATCTCTCCAGAGTTTCAACAACAGCCTCGCCAAAGGCTTCCGCACTGGCCGGATCCCTTCCGGTAACAACATTATCAAAAATAATAACGTCCTCATCCTCATAGACAGCACCACCTTTTTTTAGCTCTTTTATTGATTCAGAATCCTTAAACACAGTAGCCTTTTTATCCTCAAGGACACCTGCCCTTGCAAGGACCACAGGAGAAATACAGATAGCTGCAACAACCTTTTCCTGCTCAAAAGCATCTCTAACCAGTTCCCGGAGATTTTTGTCAGGCCACAACAGCTTTCTTGACCCGGGGCCGCCGGAGATAACAAT is a genomic window containing:
- a CDS encoding DJ-1/PfpI family protein, with protein sequence MSGSDLDSKKILMVVAQEGFRDEEFFEPREIFEDAGITITIASKTINEATGVLGRSVKPDIEIDKANIMDYDAIVISGGPGSRKLLWPDKNLRELVRDAFEQEKVVAAICISPVVLARAGVLEDKKATVFKDSESIKELKKGGAVYEDEDVIIFDNVVTGRDPASAEAFGEAVVETLERL